CCGTAGATAGTGAAAAAGACTTAGCTAGAAACATTTTGAAAGACGCTATAAACAGCATGAACTCTCACCAAATCCTTTACTTCATGGGGGATTCAGCTTTCCTTCAATTACTCAACGACTTGGATTTTGATCCTCTCGAACTATTAAACAAAGCCTTAGGAGAATTTTTTAGTGAAAACAACAAATATTTCCCTTACACATATCTTAAAGCATTTATCAATGCCCTGGTTTTTACTAGATCTCCTTCAGAGGCGTTCGAGATTATTGAGAACGGAAGAATACTTGATGTGATTGATAAAACTATGGACAACACCCTCGCCGGCAAACTTCATACCCAGGAGCTTGGATGGACTAAAACTGAAATGATTGATTGGTTCGTTGAGGCAATGTTACAAAAGATGGGTCCTAGATATACTGCCAAGTTTATTTTAGAACAAGAAATTGCCACATCCCGCCTTCCGTGGTTGATCGAAATGACAATTGCTGAAGGAGACTTTGAAACGGCTTCCAAGCTTGCATCACGTTTTGGCCTCGGCTGGTTCGGGCAGCGTGACCTTCAGGCTCTGCTCGAGTATCGGACTGAAGAGTGCATCAACGAGCTTAAGGGGGCTATTCATGCAGACCACAAAGACAAAGAACAGGAAGTTCCTGAATGCTATAAAGCTGTTATGTCTCTTCTAAGAAACTCCAAGAAAAAGGTGGATAAAGTGCTGATTGGAAAGCTTGCTGGAAGGCTTCTTTCATGGTGGGCTAGAATGGAAGTTTGATGTTTTCCTCTTATCTTTCTCTAACCCCAGCAGTTTTATACTCTTTTTTGAGAATTGTTGTTCGGTGTTGCCAATATGGTCCGCCTCCCCTTCCGCGATGGCTTTTACGAGCTTCGCCCGAGCAAGATAGTCGCCCTCGCCAAAAACTACGCTGAACACGCCAAGGAGATGGAGAGCGACGTCCCTGAAAAGCCGATCTTCTTTCTCAAGCCGCCTAGCTCACTCATCGGACCCGGAGACCCCATAATTCTTCCGAGGATGAGCAAGCGCGTTGACCACGAGGTCGAGCTGGCAGTCATCATCGGAAAGCACGCGAAGCGCGTCCCTGCCGAGAAGGCCATGGACTACGTCCTCGGCTACACGATCCTGCTCGACATAACCGCCAGAGACCTGCAGTGGGAGGCCAAGAAGAATGGCCTTCCCTGGACCGTCGCCAAGGGCTTCGACACCTTCGCCCCGGTGGGTCCGAGGGTTGTTGACAGGCGGGAGTTGAAGATAGACGATCTCGAAATCGGTCTCAAGGTGAACGGCGAGGTGAAGCAGCTGGCAAGGACGAGTGAGATGATATTCAAGGTTCTCGAGATAATCGAGTACGTCTTGAGTATAATGACCCTCGAACCTGGTGACATAATTGCCACCGGAACTCCGGCCGGTGTCGGCCCGCTCAGGCACGGCGACCACATCGAGGCCTGGATAGAGGGGATAGGAAAGGTCGAGTTCGACGTTTTGAGCGAGGGGTCTATCCTCTGCTGAGATTGAAAAACTTTTTTAAGTTCTTTTTATCTGACGCTGTATGGTGGTATCATGCGTAGAGGGGCCTCGCTTCTCCTTGCGGTTCTGGTTCTGCTCTCTGTCGTCTCGGCAGGATGTATTGGGGGCGGCAACTTCGTCTACTCGAAGGGCAAGACGATATCCCCTGGGGAGACCCGGGAGTGGCCTTTCAAGGGTCCTGTGAACCTGACCATAAAGATCAGCTCCAGCGCTCCGGTGTCTGTAAAGATAGTCGGAGCTGACGGTTCGATTTTCAGGGACTTTGGGAAAACCCGGGACGTTGACATCACCGTTGACCTCCCAAAGGGACGCTGGAAGGTCGTGGTGGAGAATCCCGGGGACGAAAAGGCTGTCCTGGACATCGAAATAAGGGGCCGTTAATGTCTCTACCTTCGTCCTTTATTCCGTTTTCCCCAAATTCATTCAGTTTTTCCAACTTCCACTGAGTATCGTTCGAACCCTTAAACTCGGGGTCAAAGCTCCTTCGAGACCATGATGTCGTAATGTGCGTTGGTGTCCACTTGTTCATTCTATTGATGAATTTATATTCATGCTGGTCCTAAAAATGTCGTAGAGGTCTTTTTTGAGTCGTTTCTGGATGTATGGGGGCCATCTTGGCTTTTACAAGCCTGAAAAACTTTATATTTTGGAAAGGGCCAATATCGAAGGATTGCACGTACCGATATGATATGGACATGAATGCTCACAACTGTACAGGGGGTTGAGAGATGGCTGATGCCAACTGGAAACTGGGAGAAGCAACCTGGAAGCGTGCTGATTCAGAGGAAACCTACCGCGAAATAACTCCCGCGGCGGTAATCCTCGGTGTTATCTGGGGCGCCTTCATGGCGGCCAGCTTCACCTACGCGGGAATGATAATGGGCTTCACCTCCGGCGGTTCGGCCATAGCGGCCATAGTCGGATGGGGAGTCCTCAGGGGAATCCTCAAGAAGGGAACCGTCGTCGAGAACAACATAGTCCAAACGATCGCTTCGGCGGTCAACATCTCGGTCTCGGGAGTCATCTTCACCATCCCTGCCCTCTACATCATGGGCCTGCACCAGGAGATAAACACCACCTACTTCTTCCTCGCGACCGCTGCCGGAGCCATACTCGGAATCACCTTCATCATCCCGCTGAGGAAGCAGATGATTGAGATAGACCGCCTCCGCTTCCCGACCGGAACCGCGGTTGCCACCGTCCTCAAGACCCCGGGAAGCGGAATCGAGAAGGCAAGGCTGCTCTTCCTCGGCATGGGAATCAGCGCTGCTGTCTACCTCGTCCAGCAGTTCCCGGTGCTCGGCCTCCCCGAGATAATCCCCGAGTACATTGACATCGGCGCCATCCTTCACCTTCCCGAGTGGGTGAGCCTCGCCATGGCCCTCTCGCTCATGGTCTTCGGTATGGGACTCATCACCGGAAGGAACGGCCTCATAGTCCTCGCCGGTGGAGTGCTCTCCTACTACATCATAACCCCAATCGTCAAGAGCCTCGGCTGGCTTCCGAGCGACGTCACCGGCGGTGCCATCAGCGGCTTCGTCTACGCCAACATGACCAGGCCTCTCGGTATCGGCATGCTCCTCGGCGGTTCGATAGCCGGTCTTATCCTCTCAATGCCGGTCATCGTAGTCGCCCTCAGGAGCATATCCAACGCGAGCAAGCTCGACTCGAGCAGGAACGAGGAACTTCCGATCAAGTACCTCTACGCCGGAATAACCCTCGCCTTCCTGCTGCTCCTGGTCACGACCTACAGGCTCGGCAACCTCGGCATCGGCAGGAGCCTCCTGACTGCCGTCGTCGGCGTCGCCTGGATATTCGTCGCCTCGCTGCTCGTGGCAATGTCCACCGGAATGACCGACTGGAGCCCGGTCTCGGGCCTCTCGCTCGTGTCGGTCATGATACTCCTCTACCTCACCGGCAAGCAGGTGCCGCTCACCATCCTCCTCGGCGCCACCGTCGGCGTTGCCATCTCCGGTGCCGCAGACATGATGCAGGACCTCAAGACCGGCCACCTCGTCGGCGGCATACCCTCCAGGCAGCAGAAGGTCGAGCTTCTCACAGCGTGGCTCGGCCCGATAATAGCCCTCACCGTCGTCGGCCTCATCTGGAAGGCCTACGGCATAGGAAACGAGACCGTCCCAGCCCCGCAGGCCATGGCCCTCAAATCCATGGTCGACGCCATCCTCGGTGGAAACGTTCCGATCGACAAGTTCATCGCCGGCGGAATCCTCGGCTTTGTCCTCTCGCTCAGCGGAATACCGGGACTCGGCGTCCTCGTCGGACTCTCGATGTACCTGCCGATGCTCTACATCCTGCCCTACGGACTCGGCTGCATAGTCAACGAGGTCGTCAGGAGGAAGAAGGGCAGCGAGTTCATAACCGAGAAGGTCCTTCCGGTTGCGGCGGGGCTTATGGTCGGTGAGGCCGCCATGACCCTCCTCTTCGCGGTGCTCACCGTCGCAGGAGTCATCCACCCGTGAGGTGATGGAGATGAAGAAGCTCATCGGAAACGTACTCCTAACAGTCGGCCTCGTCGGGGGCGCGATAACCGCCGCCAGGATACCGCCCATGTGGGGCGGTCTGGCCGCTTCCCTTGCCGTTATGGGGGCTGGAATATTCCTCAGGCGCCAGGGAGCCAGGGAGGAACTCCACAGGGCGGCAGAGAGCGGAACCGGTGGGGTTAAGGAGCTTGAGAGGCTCCTCACCGACGCCCTTGCCAGGATAGAGGGCCTCATGGAGGCCCCCGGTGAGAAGGTCGTCGCCGAACTCACCAAGATCCTCGAGGAGCTGGACGAGTTCGCCGAGAAGGCCCAGCCGCTTCGCATTGAGGGCCTCATGGCCTACGGAAAGGTCATGAGCGTCTTCAGCAGGGGCGAGAGGGCACTCAACAGGGCATGGAGCGCCTTCGCCGACGGCTATGAGAAGGAGGGAAGGAGGTACCTCCGCTACGGTTACGAGGACCTCAAGGAGACCCTCATGGCGGTTAAGGCCCTGAAGGCCTGACCTCACTTTCTTTATATTTGATGCCACTTTGCTCTTATTCTATCACGTAGGTGTGCACCATCAGTCCCCCGTGGCCGATGAGCCTGTGGTGCTTGATATCGAAGCCGTTCTCCTCTATTGCTTTCTCTATCGCCTTTTTTTCCGTCGTTATGAAGACGCCGCGCTTTTCGAGAACCTTTGCCAGCTCCGCGAAGAAGTCCATGTAAAGTCTCGGTATCATGCTCTTCCTCCCGATTTTTAGGCCGTAGGGCAGGTTGCTCACCGCGAAGTCGACGCTCTCGATGTACTCACTCAGCCTCGTTGCATCGCCGAGGACGAACTCCATCCTGTCATAAACGCCTGCACTCAACGCGTTCATCTCTGCCCCGCGCAGGTGCTTCCGGTACTTTTCGAGGCAGATTATCCTCCCCTCATATCCTCTCAGTGCCAGCTCTATCGGAATCGTCCCGCTACCGCAGAAGGGGTCTATGAAACTGCCGCCATTGGGTTCCGCCAGTTCTATCAGTGCATTCGCTATGCTGGCCTTGAGGTGCGCCGGGTGGTCGTAGACGCGCCAGGGCCTCTTGTGGAGTGAGGAGTCGCCGGTGGTGTCTATCCCGAGGAAGAAGACGTCTCCAACAAGCTCCGCTCTAAAAATCACCGCCGGATGGTCGAGGTTTACCTTTGGGCTTCCAAAATGTTCCAGTCTCTCAAAGA
This window of the Thermococcus siculi genome carries:
- a CDS encoding OPT family oligopeptide transporter, coding for MADANWKLGEATWKRADSEETYREITPAAVILGVIWGAFMAASFTYAGMIMGFTSGGSAIAAIVGWGVLRGILKKGTVVENNIVQTIASAVNISVSGVIFTIPALYIMGLHQEINTTYFFLATAAGAILGITFIIPLRKQMIEIDRLRFPTGTAVATVLKTPGSGIEKARLLFLGMGISAAVYLVQQFPVLGLPEIIPEYIDIGAILHLPEWVSLAMALSLMVFGMGLITGRNGLIVLAGGVLSYYIITPIVKSLGWLPSDVTGGAISGFVYANMTRPLGIGMLLGGSIAGLILSMPVIVVALRSISNASKLDSSRNEELPIKYLYAGITLAFLLLLVTTYRLGNLGIGRSLLTAVVGVAWIFVASLLVAMSTGMTDWSPVSGLSLVSVMILLYLTGKQVPLTILLGATVGVAISGAADMMQDLKTGHLVGGIPSRQQKVELLTAWLGPIIALTVVGLIWKAYGIGNETVPAPQAMALKSMVDAILGGNVPIDKFIAGGILGFVLSLSGIPGLGVLVGLSMYLPMLYILPYGLGCIVNEVVRRKKGSEFITEKVLPVAAGLMVGEAAMTLLFAVLTVAGVIHP
- the trm14 gene encoding tRNA (guanine(6)-N2)-methyltransferase, yielding MRLVLTTSKGIEDLAKAEVENLLSDLGVQFLVEEKPLGVEGRVFAEVGEAFYTDEKGRKRELSIATYLNENSRLLHRVILEIASERFEKIGEEEPEVALRRIEEFVSELPVERYIKVSESFAVRSFRKGEHKITSIDIARTVGKAIFERLEHFGSPKVNLDHPAVIFRAELVGDVFFLGIDTTGDSSLHKRPWRVYDHPAHLKASIANALIELAEPNGGSFIDPFCGSGTIPIELALRGYEGRIICLEKYRKHLRGAEMNALSAGVYDRMEFVLGDATRLSEYIESVDFAVSNLPYGLKIGRKSMIPRLYMDFFAELAKVLEKRGVFITTEKKAIEKAIEENGFDIKHHRLIGHGGLMVHTYVIE
- a CDS encoding cell division protein, which gives rise to MEMKKLIGNVLLTVGLVGGAITAARIPPMWGGLAASLAVMGAGIFLRRQGAREELHRAAESGTGGVKELERLLTDALARIEGLMEAPGEKVVAELTKILEELDEFAEKAQPLRIEGLMAYGKVMSVFSRGERALNRAWSAFADGYEKEGRRYLRYGYEDLKETLMAVKALKA
- a CDS encoding fumarylacetoacetate hydrolase family protein gives rise to the protein MVRLPFRDGFYELRPSKIVALAKNYAEHAKEMESDVPEKPIFFLKPPSSLIGPGDPIILPRMSKRVDHEVELAVIIGKHAKRVPAEKAMDYVLGYTILLDITARDLQWEAKKNGLPWTVAKGFDTFAPVGPRVVDRRELKIDDLEIGLKVNGEVKQLARTSEMIFKVLEIIEYVLSIMTLEPGDIIATGTPAGVGPLRHGDHIEAWIEGIGKVEFDVLSEGSILC